One stretch of Priestia megaterium DNA includes these proteins:
- the mdcA gene encoding malonate decarboxylase subunit alpha produces the protein MSGIKKTSKSWTTRRDQKAARLVKIDHLLKGKLLGNEHIIEALELLISPGDKVVLEGDNQKQASFLSKALNEVSADKINGLHMIMSSISRPEHLDIFEKGIAEKIDFSYAGAQSLRVSQMIEDGTLKMGEIHTYLELYGRLFIDLIPNIALVAADKADAQGNLYTGANTEETPTIIEATAFKDGIVIVQVNELVEELPRVDIPASWIDCIVVADQPYQLEALFTRDPRHITELQILMAMMTIRGIYERHSVQSLNHGIGFNTAAIELLLPTYGEKLGLKGKICKHWALNPHPTLIPAIESGWIESIHCFGGEVGMEQYTASRPDVFFTGRDGSLRSNRAMCQVAGQYAVDAFVGSTLQIDGEGNSSTVTSGRLSGFGGAPNMGHDPRGRRHSTPAWLDMINEQHELARGRKLVVQMVETFQSGNEPVFVESLDAIKVAKQASLTTAPVMIYGDDVTHVVTEEGIAYLYKAQSLDERKAALEAVAGVTPIGLRHSQNKVEKMRRDGLVAFPEDLQIRRTEAKRSLLAARSVEDLVEWSDGLYNPPAKFRSW, from the coding sequence TTGAAGGAGACAATCAAAAGCAAGCATCTTTTTTATCAAAGGCGCTGAATGAAGTAAGCGCTGATAAAATAAACGGTCTTCATATGATTATGTCTAGTATTTCACGTCCGGAACATCTCGACATATTTGAAAAAGGAATTGCTGAAAAAATTGACTTTTCGTATGCCGGTGCTCAAAGCCTTCGCGTGTCTCAAATGATTGAAGATGGCACGTTGAAAATGGGAGAAATTCATACATATCTAGAGCTTTACGGACGCCTTTTCATTGATTTAATTCCGAACATTGCCTTAGTGGCTGCTGACAAAGCGGATGCACAAGGTAATTTATATACAGGAGCAAATACGGAAGAAACACCGACCATTATCGAAGCAACCGCGTTTAAGGATGGAATTGTTATTGTGCAGGTAAATGAACTTGTTGAAGAACTTCCGCGAGTTGATATTCCGGCTTCTTGGATTGATTGTATCGTCGTGGCGGATCAGCCCTATCAATTGGAAGCTTTATTTACGCGAGATCCTCGTCATATTACAGAGCTCCAAATTTTAATGGCTATGATGACGATTCGAGGTATCTATGAACGCCACAGCGTACAATCCTTAAATCATGGCATTGGCTTTAATACAGCTGCAATTGAGCTTTTGCTGCCTACTTATGGAGAAAAGTTAGGACTGAAAGGTAAAATATGCAAGCACTGGGCTCTGAACCCTCACCCTACGTTAATTCCGGCTATTGAAAGCGGATGGATTGAGAGCATACACTGCTTTGGCGGAGAAGTAGGAATGGAACAATACACAGCATCGCGTCCAGATGTGTTTTTTACAGGACGCGATGGCAGCCTGCGCTCAAACCGTGCGATGTGTCAAGTGGCTGGTCAATATGCGGTAGATGCTTTTGTAGGATCAACTTTGCAAATAGATGGAGAAGGAAATTCTTCTACCGTCACATCCGGACGTTTGTCAGGGTTTGGCGGAGCGCCTAATATGGGGCATGACCCTAGAGGCCGCCGACATTCTACGCCTGCTTGGTTGGATATGATAAACGAGCAGCACGAACTAGCAAGAGGCAGAAAGCTAGTTGTTCAAATGGTTGAAACCTTTCAATCAGGAAATGAGCCTGTTTTTGTGGAGTCTTTGGATGCGATAAAGGTAGCGAAACAAGCAAGCTTAACTACTGCTCCTGTCATGATTTACGGGGATGATGTGACGCATGTTGTGACGGAAGAAGGAATTGCTTATTTATATAAAGCACAAAGCTTGGACGAAAGAAAAGCAGCGCTTGAAGCAGTAGCAGGGGTAACACCTATAGGCCTGCGACACAGCCAAAATAAAGTGGAAAAGATGCGCAGAGATGGCCTAGTGGCTTTTCCGGAAGATTTACAGATTCGCCGTACAGAAGCAAAGCGTTCATTATTGGCAGCAAGAAGTGTCGAAGATTTAGTAGAATGGTCGGATGGCTTATATAATCCGCCTGCTAAATTTCGGAGCTGGTAA
- a CDS encoding triphosphoribosyl-dephospho-CoA synthase gives MLIQSIQEEPRPAVFYSCLIAKMAVTALVDEAVLTPKPGLVDAATTGSHQDMNIETLLTSAYALQPTFLQIALYSQGKQPSQMLREEIARIGREGEQIMYAATDGINTHKGAIWALGLLASATAVCGIQASPASIAEAAGQIARYADRFCPLHSSNGLRVKKQYGAKGAAGEAKEGFPHLIHIGLPALHKARKLGIHETSARIDTLVTLIANLDDTCILHRAGPVVLEEVKMAASNVLEVGGVSTSMGKQRLKALDHILLSSNASPGGSADLLAAVLFLDRISLFKES, from the coding sequence ATGCTTATTCAGAGTATTCAAGAAGAGCCAAGACCAGCTGTGTTTTACTCATGTCTAATAGCTAAAATGGCAGTTACCGCTCTGGTTGATGAAGCGGTGCTTACACCTAAGCCTGGGCTTGTAGATGCAGCAACAACTGGATCTCATCAAGATATGAATATTGAGACGTTGTTAACTTCTGCTTATGCTTTACAACCGACCTTTTTACAGATTGCATTATATAGTCAAGGAAAGCAGCCAAGTCAGATGCTAAGGGAAGAAATTGCTCGAATTGGACGCGAGGGCGAACAAATTATGTACGCGGCTACGGATGGTATTAATACACACAAAGGAGCGATTTGGGCATTAGGTCTACTTGCGTCTGCAACAGCGGTTTGCGGCATTCAAGCATCACCTGCATCCATCGCAGAAGCTGCAGGACAAATTGCTCGTTATGCAGATCGTTTTTGTCCTCTGCATTCATCTAATGGACTTCGTGTGAAAAAGCAGTATGGCGCAAAAGGAGCAGCCGGAGAGGCGAAGGAAGGATTTCCCCATTTGATTCATATAGGCTTGCCTGCTTTACATAAGGCTCGCAAGCTAGGCATACATGAAACATCAGCGCGGATTGATACTTTAGTAACACTAATAGCCAATCTTGATGATACGTGTATTTTGCATCGTGCTGGTCCGGTAGTGTTAGAGGAGGTTAAAATGGCGGCATCCAATGTGTTAGAAGTTGGAGGGGTATCTACATCAATGGGAAAACAGCGGCTAAAAGCCTTAGATCATATTCTTCTATCATCTAACGCTTCTCCAGGTGGAAGTGCAGATTTGCTGGCTGCTGTATTATTTTTGGATCGAATATCTCTTTTTAAAGAATCGTAA
- a CDS encoding malonate decarboxylase subunit delta, with translation METLVFKYKANRKLTQRAHVGVVGSGDLEILMVPSDEEHAHVSVRTGSEGFSETWKAVLDRFFSVHTIQAKIVINDFGATPGVVALRLAQALEVSENGSE, from the coding sequence ATGGAAACGTTAGTGTTTAAATACAAAGCCAATCGAAAGTTAACTCAGCGCGCACATGTAGGCGTTGTTGGTTCAGGGGATTTAGAAATTTTAATGGTTCCTTCTGATGAAGAACATGCTCACGTATCAGTACGAACAGGAAGTGAAGGGTTTAGTGAAACTTGGAAAGCCGTATTAGACCGGTTCTTTAGTGTTCATACGATTCAAGCGAAAATTGTAATTAATGATTTCGGTGCTACGCCTGGTGTAGTCGCCTTGCGTCTTGCACAGGCTTTGGAGGTGAGTGAAAATGGGAGTGAATAA
- the mdcD gene encoding biotin-independent malonate decarboxylase subunit beta: MGVNNQSFIELNGRERAQAILDQGTFHELLGPFDGIESPHLPKQNIVPQSDDGVIIAGGLIAGEPAVVISIEGGFQGGGIGEVSGAKIAGALELALNNHKKGVPVRPVFLFDTGGVRLQEANYGLLSISEIGSAVVALREHTPVVGVISGNVGCFGGMSITASLFSYLIMTKEARFGLNGPEVIEQEAGIEEFDARDRSLIWKTIGGIQRYETGFAEALAPDDVTAIQEAVQETFQKKEKVANKTEQVDFYRHLLSKVDPSKKMAPDQFQELYKETKNENIPSTVSYSLNEVQGNMPNSRGRVWINALINNEEADFEIPSVLYKDALLGREKVRYISVVPNPYNRFLRARKGEVGLDEGWAIAKHVREVIKEDQNQSPRPIIAIVDVPSQAYGYHEELLGIHYACGAAADAYAAARLAGHPVITLIVGKAISGAFLAHGYQSNRILALKDEGVNVHAMSKQSAARITKRSITELEEASKKVPSMAYDIESFASLGALYELISGIQAEQPTERDVQAIQDILTGAVEDVRREGVYDLSTRLHSEQARKAGREASLLVRAELEKQWNI, translated from the coding sequence ATGGGAGTGAATAATCAAAGCTTTATTGAGTTAAATGGAAGAGAACGAGCGCAGGCAATCTTAGATCAAGGAACATTTCATGAGCTGCTCGGTCCTTTTGACGGGATCGAATCGCCTCATTTACCTAAGCAAAATATTGTCCCTCAAAGCGATGATGGTGTCATTATAGCAGGTGGGCTGATAGCCGGGGAGCCAGCCGTTGTCATTTCAATAGAAGGAGGGTTTCAAGGGGGAGGCATTGGTGAAGTATCGGGAGCTAAAATTGCAGGAGCTTTAGAACTAGCCCTTAATAATCACAAAAAGGGTGTTCCTGTTAGACCTGTTTTTCTATTCGATACAGGAGGGGTAAGGCTCCAAGAAGCGAATTATGGACTTTTGTCAATATCTGAAATCGGCTCAGCTGTGGTTGCTTTGCGTGAGCATACACCTGTTGTTGGAGTTATTTCAGGAAATGTAGGCTGCTTTGGAGGAATGTCTATCACTGCTTCACTCTTTAGTTATCTCATTATGACAAAAGAAGCAAGGTTTGGCCTTAACGGCCCTGAAGTAATCGAACAAGAAGCAGGGATTGAAGAGTTTGATGCAAGAGACCGAAGCTTAATCTGGAAAACGATTGGCGGTATTCAACGCTATGAAACCGGTTTTGCAGAGGCACTAGCGCCGGATGATGTTACTGCTATTCAAGAAGCAGTTCAAGAGACGTTTCAGAAGAAAGAAAAAGTAGCTAATAAAACAGAACAAGTAGATTTTTACAGACATTTGCTTAGTAAGGTTGATCCTTCAAAAAAAATGGCTCCTGATCAGTTTCAAGAATTGTATAAAGAAACCAAAAATGAAAATATCCCTTCAACAGTCTCTTACTCGCTGAATGAAGTTCAAGGTAACATGCCCAATAGCCGCGGTCGCGTGTGGATCAATGCTTTAATAAATAATGAAGAAGCAGATTTTGAAATTCCTTCCGTTCTTTATAAAGACGCGTTGCTAGGAAGAGAAAAGGTCCGGTATATATCGGTTGTACCTAACCCTTATAATCGTTTCTTGCGTGCGCGAAAAGGGGAAGTAGGGCTAGATGAAGGGTGGGCAATTGCCAAGCACGTTCGTGAAGTAATAAAAGAAGATCAAAATCAATCTCCGCGCCCTATAATTGCCATTGTCGATGTACCGAGCCAAGCGTATGGCTATCATGAAGAACTTCTAGGTATCCACTATGCTTGCGGTGCTGCAGCTGATGCTTATGCAGCAGCGCGCTTAGCAGGTCATCCAGTTATTACATTAATTGTCGGAAAAGCAATTTCAGGAGCATTCTTGGCTCATGGATACCAATCAAATCGGATATTGGCTTTGAAAGACGAAGGAGTAAATGTTCACGCTATGTCCAAACAGTCGGCAGCACGCATTACCAAAAGAAGTATCACAGAGCTTGAAGAAGCTTCAAAGAAAGTTCCTTCCATGGCCTATGATATTGAATCATTTGCCTCACTTGGCGCTTTATATGAGCTGATTAGCGGCATTCAAGCAGAGCAGCCCACAGAGCGCGACGTTCAAGCAATTCAAGATATTTTGACTGGAGCAGTAGAAGATGTACGCCGTGAAGGTGTATACGATTTAAGCACCCGGCTGCACAGTGAGCAAGCAAGAAAAGCAGGGCGAGAAGCTTCTTTATTAGTAAGGGCTGAGTTGGAAAAACAATGGAATATATAG
- a CDS encoding malonate decarboxylase holo-ACP synthase: protein MEYIAHDLLQLKEKAKLISYTPIPEWVEHSLAKAPFVVVRRAVHRDSLIPVGVRGERRNQRFGAFVSEQAVKQRIRPEDLVSIFQNGHFRNMPAIVALKEVAIILKDFAWGPTGSVGFEFASDAEVVTTTSDLDILIRLSSYLSVEQAQLIVNQLKEYPVSVDVQVETEKGAFSLVEYARGEKTLLLRTVYGPSLVKLNQLV, encoded by the coding sequence ATGGAATATATAGCTCATGATCTGCTTCAGTTAAAAGAGAAAGCAAAGCTTATCAGTTATACACCTATCCCCGAGTGGGTGGAGCATTCTTTAGCTAAGGCTCCGTTTGTAGTTGTAAGGCGGGCTGTTCACCGAGATAGCCTGATACCTGTTGGAGTAAGAGGAGAAAGAAGAAATCAGCGTTTTGGAGCATTTGTATCTGAGCAGGCCGTTAAACAAAGAATTAGGCCGGAAGATCTCGTTTCTATTTTTCAAAACGGCCACTTTAGAAACATGCCAGCCATAGTTGCTTTAAAAGAAGTAGCTATTATTTTAAAAGATTTTGCGTGGGGACCAACTGGCAGTGTGGGATTCGAATTTGCAAGCGATGCCGAAGTTGTTACAACAACTAGTGATTTGGATATACTTATTCGCCTTTCTTCTTATTTGTCGGTGGAACAAGCGCAACTGATAGTTAATCAGTTAAAAGAGTATCCAGTTTCTGTAGATGTACAGGTAGAAACAGAAAAAGGAGCATTTTCTCTGGTGGAATATGCAAGGGGAGAAAAGACGCTGCTTCTGCGTACTGTATATGGACCTTCCTTAGTAAAACTGAATCAATTAGTATAA
- a CDS encoding response regulator, with product MRFCITDDDSAIRSTLSQLVEDEDLGEVVEEVVDGSFLDASMLNLKQIDILFIDLLMPGRDGIETIRHLKDSFKGKMIMISQVESKELIGEAYSLGIEYYITKPINRIEILTVIRKVIERISLEKSIDDIKTSLNSLATAHHPLSSSQPVTKQAHLYDVGKFLLAELGIVGENGAKDLLDILQFLYTYDQRESVEKHFPSLKNIFVNVAEKKLGAHASSIEINRETKACEQRIRRAVTHSLNHFASIGLTDFSNPKFENYASKFFDFTAVRKKMKELQGDSKILPIRINTKKFIQIFFFEAKRLLSKEKSWY from the coding sequence ATGCGATTTTGTATTACAGATGACGATTCAGCTATTCGTTCAACGCTCAGTCAGCTGGTTGAAGATGAGGATTTAGGAGAAGTTGTAGAAGAAGTCGTCGACGGAAGCTTTTTAGATGCTTCTATGTTAAATTTAAAACAAATTGATATTTTATTTATCGATTTACTTATGCCAGGACGAGACGGAATCGAAACGATCCGTCATTTAAAAGATTCATTTAAAGGAAAAATGATTATGATTTCACAGGTAGAGTCCAAAGAATTGATAGGAGAGGCCTATTCATTAGGAATTGAATACTATATTACAAAACCAATTAATCGAATTGAAATTTTAACGGTTATTCGAAAAGTAATCGAACGAATCTCCCTTGAGAAATCAATCGATGATATTAAAACCTCTTTGAATAGTTTAGCGACAGCTCATCACCCCCTCTCTTCAAGTCAGCCGGTAACGAAACAAGCCCATCTATACGATGTGGGTAAATTCTTATTAGCTGAATTGGGTATTGTAGGAGAAAATGGTGCAAAAGATTTACTGGATATTTTACAGTTTCTGTACACTTATGACCAAAGAGAAAGTGTGGAAAAACATTTCCCTTCTCTAAAAAATATTTTTGTGAATGTTGCTGAAAAAAAATTAGGAGCTCACGCGTCTTCCATTGAAATTAATCGCGAAACCAAAGCTTGTGAACAGCGAATAAGACGAGCAGTTACTCACTCACTAAATCACTTTGCTTCTATCGGATTAACAGATTTTTCAAATCCAAAGTTTGAAAATTATGCTTCTAAGTTTTTTGACTTTACAGCTGTTCGTAAAAAAATGAAAGAATTACAGGGAGATTCTAAAATTTTGCCGATTCGCATTAACACCAAAAAGTTTATTCAAATATTCTTTTTTGAAGCAAAGCGCTTGTTAAGCAAGGAAAAAAGCTGGTATTGA
- a CDS encoding ATP-binding protein: MLITVPLAGELKFYPLNETFRITFGAPTFFFFLLLLKRKTVLAGGLLTALSVVLFRIMLDYIMLDHFQFTASAHTHYPTFFFYFTYALLFFVFKVSRMNYSAIVIGLIGLIIEIAADIVELTAQYIVLHTTIHVDSLSDMAVIAFAHSFIVLSFFNMMTIYESQSRERQIRKQNEHMLMLITSLYEETVHLKKTLHNTEAITKASYDLYRVLNQQEKDYSVLNQTLSKKALRIAGDIHEVKKDNQRIFAGLSKTISNESFQNYMKAEELIELIVRINKKYADSLHKQITFFSSVNGEHFSYHVYTILSIINNLVANAVEAIKDEGRIVLSVHRQAEHVEFHVQDNGPGVPLKYEKAIFEPGFTSKYDQFGNPSTGIGLSYVKDIVQELEGTIKATQEDSGMTFIIQIPLRNLIQKG; encoded by the coding sequence ATGCTCATTACTGTCCCGCTGGCGGGAGAGTTAAAATTTTATCCGTTAAATGAAACATTTCGAATTACATTCGGAGCTCCTACATTTTTCTTTTTCCTGTTGCTTTTAAAACGGAAAACCGTTTTAGCCGGGGGCTTGTTAACCGCTTTAAGCGTCGTTCTCTTTCGCATCATGCTCGATTATATCATGCTCGATCATTTTCAATTTACGGCTTCTGCACATACGCATTACCCTACGTTTTTCTTCTACTTTACGTATGCACTTTTATTTTTTGTTTTTAAAGTAAGCCGCATGAACTATAGTGCTATTGTAATTGGATTGATTGGACTCATCATTGAAATTGCTGCTGATATAGTGGAACTAACTGCGCAGTATATAGTTTTGCACACAACAATCCATGTCGATTCATTATCCGACATGGCCGTTATTGCTTTTGCTCACAGCTTCATTGTACTTAGCTTTTTTAATATGATGACGATTTATGAATCACAGTCACGAGAACGTCAAATTCGCAAACAAAATGAGCACATGCTAATGCTCATTACAAGTCTTTATGAAGAAACCGTTCATTTAAAAAAGACCCTTCATAATACAGAAGCGATTACAAAAGCTTCGTACGATTTATACCGTGTATTAAATCAGCAGGAAAAAGATTATTCTGTGCTAAACCAAACGCTCAGTAAAAAAGCGCTTCGGATTGCCGGAGATATTCACGAAGTAAAAAAAGACAACCAGCGTATTTTTGCGGGCTTATCTAAAACAATTTCAAATGAAAGTTTCCAAAATTATATGAAAGCAGAGGAATTAATCGAGCTGATCGTACGTATCAACAAAAAATATGCCGATTCTCTTCACAAACAAATTACCTTTTTTTCCTCTGTAAACGGGGAACATTTCAGCTACCACGTTTACACCATTTTATCGATCATTAATAACTTGGTAGCAAATGCAGTGGAAGCGATTAAAGATGAAGGAAGGATTGTTTTATCGGTACATAGACAAGCTGAACATGTAGAATTTCATGTACAAGACAACGGTCCTGGAGTACCTTTAAAGTACGAAAAAGCTATTTTCGAACCTGGTTTCACCTCAAAATACGATCAGTTTGGAAACCCCTCTACTGGCATTGGTCTTTCTTATGTAAAAGATATTGTTCAAGAACTTGAAGGTACGATTAAAGCTACACAAGAAGACAGCGGAATGACGTTTATCATTCAAATCCCCCTTCGTAATCTAATTCAGAAAGGATGA
- a CDS encoding glutaminase, translating to MKREIEQEMSYLQLTAKDRLHEWVQQTKEFSSEGKTADYIPALKDMDSSQLGICLIGADGTVIQSGDYEAVFTLQSISKVISFIAACLCCGIPYVLERVDVEPTGDAFNSIIRLEMHKPGKPFNPMINAGALTVSSLLSGETAKEKLSYLFDVITMLTGKTPLINETVFESEWQTSHRNRALAYYLKETNYLQGEVEEVLEVYLKQCSIEVTTEDIALIGLILSLDGYHPVFHKQVIPKEVAKLTKALMLTCGMYNASGKFAAFVGMPAKSGVSGGIMSLVPPNTKKQSPFPDGCGIGIYSPAIDEYGNSVKGVTLLKKIAKEWDLSIF from the coding sequence ATGAAAAGAGAAATAGAACAGGAAATGTCTTACTTACAGCTCACTGCAAAAGACCGATTACATGAGTGGGTGCAACAAACAAAAGAATTTTCGTCAGAAGGAAAAACGGCTGATTACATCCCCGCTCTGAAAGATATGGACTCGTCTCAATTAGGTATTTGTTTGATTGGTGCTGATGGAACAGTTATCCAATCTGGTGATTATGAAGCGGTATTCACTCTTCAAAGTATTTCTAAAGTCATTAGCTTTATAGCAGCTTGCTTATGCTGCGGCATTCCTTATGTGCTAGAGAGAGTGGATGTAGAGCCAACTGGAGATGCATTTAATTCTATTATAAGACTGGAAATGCATAAACCAGGAAAGCCGTTCAATCCTATGATTAACGCTGGTGCTTTAACGGTTTCATCTCTTTTATCTGGGGAGACGGCAAAAGAAAAATTAAGCTATTTGTTTGATGTGATAACAATGCTTACCGGGAAAACACCACTCATTAATGAAACGGTCTTTGAATCAGAATGGCAAACGTCTCATCGAAATCGTGCGCTTGCCTACTATTTAAAAGAAACGAACTACTTACAAGGAGAAGTAGAAGAAGTTCTAGAGGTTTACCTAAAGCAGTGCTCAATTGAAGTAACGACTGAAGATATTGCGCTGATCGGATTAATTCTGTCATTAGACGGATATCATCCAGTGTTTCACAAACAAGTAATTCCAAAAGAAGTAGCTAAATTAACAAAAGCGCTCATGCTTACATGCGGTATGTATAATGCTTCAGGAAAGTTTGCGGCATTTGTTGGTATGCCAGCTAAAAGCGGTGTATCGGGAGGAATCATGTCATTGGTGCCACCTAATACGAAAAAGCAGTCTCCATTTCCAGACGGATGCGGTATCGGAATATACAGTCCAGCTATTGATGAGTACGGGAATAGCGTAAAAGGCGTTACGCTGCTAAAAAAAATCGCAAAAGAATGGGATTTGAGTATTTTTTAG